In the genome of Daucus carota subsp. sativus chromosome 9, DH1 v3.0, whole genome shotgun sequence, the window CCCTGCTCTGAGGCTCCACAGGCTCACCACTCAACGCCTCTCGTCCCCAAAAGTACGGATGCACCAGCACAATTCCTTCCACATTATACCCCTCCGGCTTTTCGGTCCCAACACGGATAGCCATGTTGTGTGCTATATTTGCCCCTGCACTGTCACCAGCAAAAAACAAGCTTTCAAAATCAGCATACTCGTTAAGCCAGGGCTCTGGACAGCTTCTTCGCGAATGAGAAGCGATCCAGTGCAAAGCCTCCAATGAGTCCTCATATGCGGCTGGCAGAGGATGCTCGGGTGCTCTGCGGTAATCAACTGAGACCACCATAACATTTGCTTGAGCCACAAGAAAGTCGAGATGTGTCTGGTAAAGAGGCGAGAAGGCGGTTCCGATCACGAAACCTCCTCCATGAAAGTAGACAAGAAGTGGAAGCTTCTGATCAGAATCAACAGACTTCGGGACGTAAAGTCTGGCGGAAACAGAGTCACTGATTTTGACATCCTTAGAGTGGACGCCTGTGGCAGGATCGACTGAAGCAGGAACTGTTTCGATTCCTCTGAATCGGTGGATCCGGCCGTCTTTGAAGACTTGAAGAAGAGGGTAAAAGTCATGGACTATGTCATCATTGTGAGGATCCATGAGTGGCTGATCAAAAtgagaattttatatattaggaaGAGGATGGTGTTAAAGTTGAGTACTAGTGTCATAGTGTGGAACTTTATACGCGTGAATGTGGTAGCTCATATATTGgccgggttaattatcaagttggtcactgaagtgggtttaatgtatcaaattggtcactgaactcaaaacggtatcaagatggtcactgaagtggccataaatatcaaacaagtaccttgaaatataagttcaaacagtaaaaatattatttataaagttttacacattatttttgaatgttaacaaaaccaagtaaaaggttatgacttcaaatatttatgataatatatttagattttatcaaatttatttattatttatttttaattaaaacaaagaaaataactatataataaaatataaataataaataaacttgataaaatataaatatattatcataattactagaagtcataaccttttacttggtttcagtaacattcaaaaataatatgtaaaactttgtaaataatatttttactgtttGAACTTATGTTtaaaggtacttgtttgatatttatggccacttcagtgaccattttgataccgttttgagttcagtgaccaacttgatacattaagcccacttcagtgaccaagttgataattaaccctatattggccattcataaattatttttctttgaaaagGACTACTGTATACTTGGGCCTTTTTTTCcactttataaattattttaaaactacTGTATAATTTCATTTGCAATCTCGCAATCAAAAAACATGATATTTCAAACATATTTACAATTttgactatatttttataaatacttttgaaaattgaattatattgtaataaaatatcaatCTTCTAACAAGGACACCCCATCAACGTTTTAACTTTGAAGACATAAACTgcgttataatttattttatacaataAACTATTTTCCGACAAAGAGACCTAACCTACCTTATCAAACATGGCCCACAATATTCTAATTAGAGTAGGGCTGCATACCAAAATTTGCaccatttttttaacaaatgattgcttttttttaaaaaaaaaacacgggGACAAAATATAATCGCGACAAACGCCAACTGCCGATACAGGTTagtaaacaaataatatattcaaaataattaattattttattttctattcattAATTTaacacataatttaaaaattgttaaaggtagaaattaaatcaatgatattTCGAGCTATCCAAAATTCACCAACATCCCAAAAAACAGCTATCCAAAATAATTTACATGATTAATTTATCTAATGAAatagccaaccattatacatATTACCTAGGATATACTCCAAGTTATTCACTAATTACTAGAAACTAGCAATcttgcccgtgcttcgcacacgggtaacacttaaattatttttaaataattaattgtaaTGTGTTTTTAATTGTAACATAGACTAACAAAAACACAATAGGGTGCTCATAGTGTTACAAATCACAATTGTATACTCTGACCCACAATGTAATATTAATCTTTGGGTGATTCGAGTTTAACGAAGTCAAGTTTAATTCATAAGACAAAAATGAATATGAGATGCTTTACACGGTAGCATCATTAGTCTTGAAAAATTAGACCAATAAATATAGTAAGTTCATGCATATACATGACAAGATTTCTTCCATATGTATGCTAAAAAAGATTTGAACAAAGCTTGAGTTTAATGAACTGCACGAAACCATTCCTTGAACATTGGAGAATAAACTCCAAGacaaatgaaagaaataataCTTCTTCTCATGGCAGAAGTAGTTCATGAAATCTGTAAGCTTAATTACTAGAAACTAGCAATCTTGCCtgtgcttcgcacacgggtaacacttgaatttttaattttaaataattaattataatgtgTTTTTAATTGTAACATAGACTAACAAAAACACAATAGGGTGCTCATAGTGTTACAAATCACAATTATATACTCTGACGCACAATGTAATATTAATCTTTGGGTAATCCAGAGTTTAACGAAGTCACTTTAATTCATAAGACAAAACTGAATATCAGATGCTTTACACGGTAGCATCAATATTAGTCTTGAAAAATTAGACCAATAAATATAGTAAAGTGCATGCATATACATGGCAAGATTACTTCCAAATGTATGCTAAAAAAGATTTGAACAAAGCTTGAGTTTAATGAACTGCACGAAACCACTGCTTGAACATTGGAGATAAACTCCAAGacaaatgaaagaaataataCTTCTCATCATGGCAGAAGTAGTTCATGAAATCTGTAAGCTTATACGCTTAAATCATAGTGCAAGCTGCAGATCAAAGAATTAGAAAGTGGTTACTTTGCCTGTGACATGATATTGTCATTTGGAAAAGATCTGCACCAAAACTACAGATTTATTGCGCTTGTCAACCAAAGTTTTAAGTGGTGTGCATTTAGCTTAGTTTTGGTGTTTAGAAGATCAGCTTATTTCCAAGACTGACAGGCACTGGTGTTAAATGTCATAAGCAAAAACAATCAGAATACTTCAATTAAGCGCAAAGTCATTCatcatgaatataataataatccaaatccaaatcagtTAATAAGTTCTGGAAAACACAAATAACTTAACTAACTTCTATTTCGAATTGTATGAAATTATGAATTACGAATAAGAATGAAAAATTAAACACCGAGAATCCGAGGATGACCTTCTCATCCAGTTGGAGCATGGAGTGATCATGCACAACAGACCTTTAGCATCAAGGAAGTTAAATCTATTTTACCTCTAATAAATCATTCATACATATCATAGCTCAGTGCAGACACAAACATCCATCTAAACAGAAGTTATCAAgcttaaattttttaaagaaactTACAAATTTAACTCTCTTCGAAGAAAATTTAGCAGTTCCGATGTGTCGCTTCGTGCGAGACTTCATTGAATGTGCTATCACTAAATAAATATGTACGATAAATATGTACTCCtccattattttttatatgaattaaattttttatttaatcaattatAAATTTCCTATTATGTCTCgtaatcaatttattttatttataaatgacaTGGGTCAAATTTAATTACTAATTtgctattttattattaatatatataaatattatatacctcaacgaataaattatttaattaaaaataataatgtatCAAATCTTATATTAATCATTTCCTCCCGGGGATAACACAcagataataatttataaaatttatctattcaaaagtaattaaatatttctggattatttaaaaacttcatatttttaaaattattttcatttgaaacattgaaaataaatattcatttttataaaattctaatatgtatttttttttatacatccTTGTTCCAAGAAAAGCTCAAACATTTTACCACacttgaaaaattaattttttggagtgagtaaaattataaaatacaatcaattaaattaatattaatattcttcTAAATGATGATATCAAAAGACTATAACAAATTACaatctcaattttattttagatgAAATAATATCGATAATAACAAATTATCATTTGAATAGAATAATAAGTTTTTAGGAGCACTCTTACATGCTCTTATGTGATGTCTCTCTTGACTGGGATTGTCCTCCTTAGAGGGTATTTTGCAGAGATTGTATTTGTTAGCAATCACTCACATTCAAAATGGTGTAGGTCTAGTAGAATCCGTTCATCTATATGAATTTCTTGTGTTGCACTATGTTTACAGCAGTTGGAAGATTTTCTGCCTTTGTTTTGTCTATGTTTTTGCTATAGTATCACAATTATGTAAACTTTGCAATTAAACTCTGAATCAAACAATACAAGATGAACAGAAGTGGCTTACTGTGTACAATCTACAGAATACAGTATGGAACTCAAGCCTCCATTATCATCCTTCCTTACTCTACTGTATTACTGTGTAAAAATGACTACATTCTAGAGAGAACTTTCTAGCATCATTCAAGAGAGAAGAATAAAATGAACTAACTAACtaaacgagagagagagagtggtgGCTTTATAACAGAGCGGTTTGTTCTGGTGCCTTGCTTAGCTGGCAGTTAGTTATGCAACTAACTCTGCAGATTTGTTAGCCTGGTTCATGTTTCAGCATTAGCTCCTGTGTTCCTTCACCAGTAGTGCTTGTGATCTTAACACCCTCCCTCAAACTGGAATGATCTCCTATCATACCAAGTTTGGACAGTAGCTCATTGAACTTGGCTGAGGGTAATGTCTTTGTAAGAACATCTGCAATCTGCAGCTCAGTTGGTAAATATGAAATTTGCAGTAGTCCCTCCATGACTTTATCTCTGGTAAAATGGATGTCAAtctcaatatgctttgtcctttcATGATGTACTGGATTCTTTGCTATGTGTATAGCACTTTGATTGTCACAATGCAAAGTAATTGGTTTGAGATTTTTAATACCCAATTCCTCAAGTAGTCTCACTATCCATGTAACTTCTCCAGCTGCTGCAGACATTGATCTGTATTCTGCTTCAGATGAACTCTTAGATACAGTTCCCTGTTTCTTTGACTTCCAACTAATTGGAGAGTTTCCCAATAGTAACACATATCCTGATATTGATCTTCTTGTATTCAAGCATGCAGCCCAATCTGAATCTGAGTAGGCTTGCAAAGTCAACTGTTCATTTGCCTTTAACATGATTCCCTGACCAACAGTAGATGCTACATACTTTAACACATGAACCAGTGCATTAAAATGAGGTTCTCTAGGCTCTTGTAAGAACTGGCTTAAGTGTTGTACAGTAAAAGCTAAATCAGGCCTGGTGTGGGTCAGAAAATTAAGCTTTCCTACTAAACTTCTGTAATGACTTGGATCACTGTATACTTGACCTTCATCTGCTTTTAGCTTCAGATTTAAAGGCAAAGGAGTAACAGCATGCTGATCACATCCAATCCCAGCTTCAATCAGTAGTTCTTTGGAAAACTTCTTCTGTGTGAGAGTTATTCCTTCAGGTAGATAACCAACCTCTATACCTAAAAAGTAACTCAACCTTCCCAGATCTTTGATGCTGAATACATTATCCAAGTGTCTCTTTAAACCATTGATTGTTTGTACATCATTACCAGTAAGTATGATGTCATCTACATAGACAGCAAGAATAGTGATCTTTCCATTTGTTTCTTTGATGAACAATGAATAATCATTCTTAGACTGAGTAAACTGCATATGGTGTAGCTCCCCCACTAACTTGGCAAACCACTGTCTTGATGCTTGTTTAAGGCCATAAAGTGATTTGACAAGTTTGCAAACCATATGATCTGGATTAGGAAGACCTTCAGGAACAAGCATATAAACTTCTTCACATAAATCTCCATGCAAGAATGCATTGTTTACATCTAGCTGATGAATAAACCAGTTTCTGTGTGCTGCTAATGCAATCAGACATCTTACTGTAGACATTTTCACAACTGGAGAAAATGTCTCTAAGAAATCAATACCCCATTTCTGATTAAAGCCCTTTGCAACAAGTCTGGCTTTAAATCTCTCAACACTGCCATCAGCCTTAAACTTGATTTTAAATACCCACTTACAGCCTATAGCTTTCTTACCAGGTGGAAGTGGAACTAAAATCCAAGTGTGATTGTTGTGTAGTGCTTGTAATTCTTTCTGCATAGCTTCAACCCATCTTGGGTCTTTGGAAGCTTCAGCATAAGATGTTGGTTCAACAAGAACATCTGCTTTAGCTATGAAAGAATGAAGAGACTGTGGCATGGAATCATAAGAAACTAAATTGCACCAATGAGGTGTGACAGAAGAAATACTATTATGACAAACATAGTCTGTCAAATGAGATGGAGCTTTAGAAATCCTAGTACTTCTTCTAACTGGAGAATTGTGAGATTCTGTGTTTGTGTTTGATGTATCTGCAGATGAATTATCACTGGAAATAGTATTACTGGAATCAGTATTACTGAAATTGGTAGGATTAGAATCTGCAGGTGGTGTATCAAAAATAGGAATTGTGAAAGAATCTGGAACATGAAAATCATGAGTAAAGTCTAAAGATTCTGTAGTGATTGGTAGAAAAAATGATAAGGATGGTGAGGATGATTTTATATGGTATGGAAAATGTTGTTCATGAAAAATGATATCTCTAGATACACTAATTTCCATAGTATCCAGATTAAGTACTTTGTGTCCCTTAATATCAGCAGGATATCCAATGAAAACATGTGGTTGTGatcttttatcaaatttaagCCTGTGAGGTCCATGAGTAGAAACAAAGCAAAGACAGCCAAAGACTCTTATATGATCTAATGATGGAGGTTTATTAAAAAACTTATGAAATGGACTGAGATTATGAAGAACCTGTAAAGGCATCCTGTTTATGAGATGTGCTGCAGATAATACACATTCTCCCCAAAACTGTGAAGGCACTTTAGATTGGAAGAATAATGCTCTTGCAGTTTCAATTAAATGCCTGTGTTTTCTCTCCACAaccccattttgttgtggagtgtaTGCACAACTCTTTTGATGACAGATTCCTTTCTGTGTGAAAAAATTGTGCAAGTCCTTTCCACAAAATTCTGAAGCATTATCAGTTCTAACAGCTTGAACATTAGCATACTGTCTGTCAACATAAACTATGAAATCCATAAGAATCTTGACAGCATCAGATTTAACAGCCATTAGAAATACCCAAGTCATTCTTGAAAAATCATCCACTATTGTCAGAAAAAATTTACAGCTATTATGAGTAACATCCTTGTAAGGTCCCCAAGTATCAACATGAATAAGCTGCAATATCTTTTCTGATCTAGTAGTACTTGAAGGAAATACATTCCTGGTCTGTTTAGCTAGTGGACATATCTGACAAATACTGTCTATAGTGCAAGAATGACTATCAAATACAGGTAAATGTTGTAGCATAGGAACTGACAAATGCCCCATCCTTAAATGCCAGAGTTTAGCCTTGCTGATTTGTTGATGACTTGCCTGAGAATTGGCCATTAAACTCTGAGAACTTATGATCTTTGTATCACCTGGATCCATATAATACAGTCCTTCCTTGTAGCTACCAAGAAGCTGTGGTGTCATCAAAGAGTTCTGAATATAGCACTCATTATCAGTAAAAACAACATGACAATTCATATCTTTGCAGATTTTGGGAAtagaaatcaaattaaatttgaaGTCTGGAACATAAAGAACTCCTGTTAAAGTAATTGCCGTATTCAACTTGATAGTACCAGTGTATTGTATGCTCACTTTACTACCATTTGGAATAGTAATAAAATTGTCTTGACCATGTATTGCAGTGTAGCATGTGAAGAGAGAAAGATCATGACACATGTGATCTGTGGCTCCACTATCCACAATCCAGTGAGAACCAGATAGAGAAGTAAAACAAAATTTACCTGCAACATTTGCAGCCCTGTGTTGAGTATCTGTCAATTTGTTATCATCATCTGATTTGTCCTTACCAAGCATCTGCAAAATCTGCTTGTATTGTGCAGCTGTAAATGGCATATTAGAtgaattatcttcttcttcacaTTGAGCAACAGCTGCCTTCTTATCATTCCTATAATTCTGTGGATAACCATGAATCTTGTAACATCTCTGTATGGTATGTCCACTCATCTTGCAGTGATCACAAAAGAATTTGTTTCTTGCCTCTCCAGAATAACTCTGCTTGTTCTGTGACTTATATTTGTCCTGAGAAAATCTCTTGTTATTGGCAAAGAAAGCCATAGTAGGTGGATCATCCTGTAGTGCTGGAATGTGAGAAATCTTCTTGT includes:
- the LOC108201266 gene encoding probable carboxylesterase 2, with the translated sequence MDPHNDDIVHDFYPLLQVFKDGRIHRFRGIETVPASVDPATGVHSKDVKISDSVSARLYVPKSVDSDQKLPLLVYFHGGGFVIGTAFSPLYQTHLDFLVAQANVMVVSVDYRRAPEHPLPAAYEDSLEALHWIASHSRRSCPEPWLNEYADFESLFFAGDSAGANIAHNMAIRVGTEKPEGYNVEGIVLVHPYFWGREALSGEPVEPQSRDFLDRLWSFVKPSTIGLDDPWIDPSKDPSLSSLGCKRVMIFVAGKDVLKQRGLFYKEVLDKSGWGGIVEVVETKDEDHVFHLYNPTIDNAVSLVRSVASFVNE